In Brevibacillus brevis, a genomic segment contains:
- a CDS encoding DUF2759 family protein, translating to MKVVLFDFLMFIFTVFIAWGCINSVKAKNKFAIGFGIISLLVFLFADGLIIYYATKGA from the coding sequence ATGAAAGTGGTTTTGTTTGATTTCCTTATGTTCATTTTCACGGTTTTCATCGCATGGGGCTGCATCAACTCGGTTAAGGCAAAAAACAAGTTTGCGATCGGTTTTGGGATTATTTCTTTGCTGGTATTCCTGTTTGCAGATGGTTTGATTATTTACTACGCAACGAAAGGCGCGTAG